A region from the Mesorhizobium sp. J8 genome encodes:
- a CDS encoding ABC transporter substrate-binding protein → MKPISRIFAAAAVSLTFALPANAETTLTVHYPMPGFFKNVMDTISKKFMEENPDIRIQFASPSATYEEGIQTILRQAGTDEMPDITFIGLNRLRMLNERDVAVDLGPLVKKDGNMAEQGFSDTILKLAQVNGKQIGLAFATSNPIMYYNADLVKAAGGDPDNPPKTWDEVIALGGKIKALGNGVDGIDFRWQGDDWMFSALLFGAGGKMLNGDESKVAFNGPEGEKAVELIERMVKEGGMPVFTKPAGEQAFAAGKVGFEFQTTGALVNTIKNVGDKFTLRTAKIPLIDPVNGRLPTGGNAVVILTKDAAKQEAAWKFAKFAAGPYGASVVVPGTGYVPNNELAAKSPDYLGDFYKKNPLFQAGLSQMPLMVPWYAFPGTNGVKVTQTIVDNLSRIVDQSATPKEALADAASDVEGMLPTQ, encoded by the coding sequence ATGAAGCCTATCTCCAGGATCTTCGCCGCCGCGGCGGTCTCGCTGACCTTCGCTCTTCCGGCAAATGCCGAAACGACGCTGACGGTCCACTACCCGATGCCCGGCTTCTTCAAGAATGTGATGGACACGATCTCGAAGAAGTTCATGGAAGAAAACCCCGATATCAGGATCCAGTTCGCCAGCCCGTCCGCGACTTATGAGGAAGGCATCCAGACCATCCTTCGCCAGGCTGGCACCGACGAGATGCCCGACATCACCTTCATCGGCCTCAACCGCCTGCGCATGCTCAACGAGCGCGATGTCGCCGTCGATCTCGGGCCGCTCGTGAAGAAGGACGGCAACATGGCCGAGCAGGGCTTCTCCGACACGATCCTGAAGCTCGCGCAGGTGAACGGCAAGCAGATCGGCCTGGCCTTCGCCACCTCCAACCCGATCATGTACTACAATGCCGACCTGGTGAAGGCCGCAGGCGGCGATCCGGACAATCCGCCCAAGACCTGGGACGAGGTCATCGCGCTCGGCGGCAAGATCAAGGCGCTCGGCAACGGCGTCGACGGCATTGATTTCCGTTGGCAGGGCGACGACTGGATGTTCTCGGCGCTCTTGTTCGGCGCCGGCGGCAAGATGCTGAACGGCGATGAGAGCAAGGTTGCCTTCAACGGTCCGGAAGGCGAGAAGGCCGTAGAGCTCATCGAGCGGATGGTGAAGGAAGGCGGCATGCCGGTCTTCACCAAGCCGGCGGGCGAGCAGGCCTTCGCGGCCGGCAAGGTCGGCTTCGAATTCCAGACCACCGGCGCGCTGGTCAACACGATCAAGAATGTCGGCGACAAGTTCACGCTGCGCACGGCCAAGATCCCGCTGATCGATCCGGTCAACGGCCGTCTGCCGACCGGCGGCAATGCGGTCGTCATCCTGACCAAGGACGCGGCGAAACAGGAAGCCGCCTGGAAGTTCGCGAAGTTCGCCGCTGGCCCCTACGGCGCGTCGGTCGTGGTGCCCGGCACCGGCTATGTGCCCAACAACGAGCTCGCCGCGAAGTCTCCCGACTATCTCGGCGATTTCTACAAGAAGAACCCGCTGTTCCAGGCCGGCCTCAGCCAGATGCCGCTGATGGTTCCGTGGTATGCTTTCCCCGGCACCAACGGGGTCAAGGTGACGCAGACCATCGTGGACAATCTCTCGCGCATCGTCGACCAGTCGGCGACGCCGAAGGAAGCGCTTGCCGACGCCGCAAGCGACGTCGAAGGCATGTTGCCGACGCAGTAA
- a CDS encoding carbohydrate ABC transporter permease — MTGIPVGRIVRFALLSLGALMILAPYIFMISTAGKTQSDIFTAALSLIPQHVYFAENFAKALEKVPMATLLWNGVVVCGLIFFFQVAVAIPCAYAMAKLKFRAARAMMVLVMLGLLVPIHATALPLYVAFDKLSLLNSYTALVAPFTISVFAIFMFLQFFRGMPDDLIHAARLDGMSELGIVARVIVPNAWPAVTAFAIFSVVAHWNDLYWPLIVISKQAYATPPLGLMYFRAAEAGDDYGALMAATLIITLPLVVAFLLAQKRFVEGITMTGLKG; from the coding sequence ATGACAGGCATCCCGGTCGGCCGCATCGTCCGTTTCGCGCTGCTTTCGCTCGGCGCGCTGATGATCCTGGCGCCCTACATCTTCATGATCTCGACCGCCGGTAAGACGCAGAGCGACATCTTCACCGCGGCGCTTTCGCTCATCCCACAGCATGTCTACTTCGCCGAGAATTTCGCCAAGGCGCTGGAGAAAGTGCCGATGGCAACGCTGTTGTGGAACGGCGTCGTGGTGTGCGGGCTGATCTTCTTCTTCCAGGTCGCGGTGGCGATTCCGTGCGCCTACGCGATGGCCAAGCTGAAGTTCCGGGCGGCGCGCGCGATGATGGTCTTGGTCATGCTCGGCCTGCTGGTTCCCATCCATGCGACGGCGCTGCCGCTCTACGTCGCCTTCGACAAATTGTCGTTGCTCAACAGCTACACCGCGCTGGTCGCGCCGTTCACGATTTCGGTGTTCGCGATCTTCATGTTCCTGCAGTTCTTCCGCGGCATGCCCGACGATCTCATCCACGCGGCGCGGCTCGACGGAATGTCCGAGCTCGGCATCGTCGCGCGCGTCATCGTCCCCAACGCCTGGCCGGCCGTCACCGCCTTCGCGATCTTTTCGGTCGTCGCGCACTGGAACGATCTCTACTGGCCGCTGATCGTCATCAGCAAGCAGGCCTACGCAACGCCCCCGCTCGGCCTGATGTATTTCCGGGCGGCGGAGGCGGGCGACGATTATGGCGCGCTGATGGCCGCCACGCTGATCATCACCCTTCCACTCGTCGTCGCCTTCCTGCTCGCGCAGAAGCGCTTCGTCGAAGGCATCACCATGACCGGTCTCAAGGGCTGA